A genomic stretch from Onychostoma macrolepis isolate SWU-2019 chromosome 02, ASM1243209v1, whole genome shotgun sequence includes:
- the LOC131527412 gene encoding oxygen-regulated protein 1 isoform X2: MSTTHLNDAPHPDISVGSVQTLVSRSLHPQPDPINTKRVCFYKSGDPQFTGHRMVINSRTFKTFDALLDALSKKVPLPFGVRTITTPRGTHVVRTLDDVQDGGSYLCSDQKKVKPFNLDEVHKRQLPWNTTRPVSAGHKARRELVRQLVKRNEVTTRAGKMTENTVVVRTPKRLTVYKNRDPSMKRVVVLHRRTAPNFEALLDYLSKVMQFPVVKLYTEDGRRVEGLPALILCSGIVVAAGNEPFRTGIYNLQAPTKVQSRISESFHPTQTETLLQKKIPAGTISRSRNFSLSSERFLVEQINKSLNGNLTEHNRTNNESMETEGSQPVGSDEMETCDFTDGVEQRNCPIIPNEDDIEKSFRVNEDGSMTVEMKVHLTIKQEEMIHWKTTLSRISVNNQQRAVCNSKPESGANSLDVTNDSGKESNGPHSLDSKEINTLANKSVGFIKEEREHYGSDTSSEKPKSIYRRLPTPGPRQQRKEASVENIKTVSETEVQESKVGAYSYLERTAQGELTEGYCVVSRSSSSSTRTVSKPGKSELGEVKQKKPDSSFRSSGVAQILQLQNNGTMGITETVMHIYESQGTCDNYNANTQVYVDNKSGYHTKALPHSKPGSTDSGPRSSSNDCDVDLTRQSTSSSSQDGGKSNMLSLSSACSTPPKKMNNNPSILTDDEKQTSEMTEKEMMHPAAAMEQVSDDKSIVSNKNNTPKSKKSKKSTSSESNGFGKKIRGSAPGSSKDLQMTSDTLSHTGSEKKTSSAESDRREHKAERDKNKKTKTFESSPKIRHLNLNTGNQSRSDEDLKLKDKTINDISHKVNTNGHDSQGPKLKKNSLDIQSPAPIKRLAKQRSMNGVRSKKSSKQKQELSESVSLPVLQLSSSSVNQYVESWLNKIEPESVPYDDETNHPEIVPRAVFQIGSGSTDGSEIKSDPEKDVEGPSLEDNADEWPTFHPPVQIMCEGELTEPQRPRGFCKSMPILRVNSEQEGLVRMHKSSENLVPPDTSGTSQSTEVRVRSGMKPVLQQLCLSVQSIKHALSPTCLTPLEKEKSSSLPDFSTQVASAFGSPSRALLSFLSLMTLRDGFSVLYKDESQASNSNVCPEALQVMQSLEKISNIKDEDELKASLTSLQSSTSSKLKQSWRDFQEQNVFEESPPLSPRFSEQEFAVEVDLEGETEDQEKQCSFNIEQLLDELNMPEDLHREISSLVEGEPQYFNQEDVIKHDDTISEISGKEKENEDGSLSGSLEKAADMEEEKENIDQDNDKTNDDITNDQMEPESQEFCLMQAHSPDSETIEEDMGNEDSGIAVPIQSPEGNGSGSSKADVLETFDNKQMNAENMQERVMHEDSESENNNGEGNRSPTSEQKITDVAVEEVSELSDHQDNICEREDSVTPEIIEERDTDEEEEDTIQNIRVTSEQSDASEPEDTNAKRSCSASGTECVPFSDREAAELNEDNQYNTVEDCVREEADLPDFEKTISDGGHEQENKSISSECNSLHSETSSPHRDTEGECREQTSESSSQEEDQVMSPDVKDADNQEDAPEISEGEDPDPHCNSSPQYGSNDENSMTPEAEYEKTQQIENGLLEEHDINEVDHENSEVCERVDPNAEPDSCTISDPEVADEDVTETKPNTSDSEPCKVQTLEEGSLSKKDSSAEECDVEEEDYVGSLDSHNSLNGVRHSCTDTKDSVEGESCSSLSTSEHHFEKAESLGMEHGYHYLLHPTEISQDLLDIINSALLSSTLTVTCDSNGNLRIEPDKHKMRETFTACQKIDNQYGQKCLQSPNTSDLSDYRPETSDNGGYQSQELFTESGEEEAERLRIFREIIKRSSGKPKSINHVKENGLMKSSTWMTTKPTPSPSLKSSSLASFQDTKSAIQETVSHSRSPSDKSSLDGDSESVQCMALKDNVDSGEGVLIDKGRWLLKENHLIRNSPPATMGMYGNGDTTSADTAQDNRSEDSAYPGCENQASPLAVISSSELEDMAKPPTPKCTYFNMAHSSDSDPLLDAQSVNNGSSGGNARRNKELKVSPMGESSKMWAKKNGSMSSFASVEFKLPDGKVHPQEGSGSGTNRSQSQDSWRVQEEESREGLNLRCGQHCPIL; this comes from the exons ATGAGCACAACACACCTTAATGATGCACCCCATCCCGACATATCTGTGGGGAGTGTGCAGACATTGGTCTCCAGATCACTACACCCCCAACCAGACCCCATTAACACTAAGAGAGTATGTTTCTACAAGAGCGGGGACCCTCAGTTCACAGGTCACCGGATGGTCATCAACAGCCGCACTTTTAAAACCTTTGATGCCCTTCTAGATGCCCTCTCCAAGAAAGTGCCTCTGCCATTTGGGGTAAGAACCATCACGACACCCAGGGGAACACATGTTGTCCGCACCCTTGATGATGTGCAGGATGGGGGCTCTTATCTGTGCTCAGATCAGAAGAAAGTCAAGCCTTTTAACTTGGATGAGGTCCATAAGAGACAGCTCCCTTGGAACACTACCAGACCTGTCAGTGCAGGACATAAAGCACGCAGAGAACTGGTCCGGCAGCTAGTAAAGAGAAATGAAGTGACCACAAGGGCaggaaaaatgacagaaaacacagtggtGGTACGAACACCAAAAAGACTGACGGTGTACAAAAACAGGGATCCGAGCATGAAGCGAGTAGTTGTTCTTCATAGGAGAACAGCCCCAAATTTTGAAGCTCTTTTGGATTATCTTTCTAAAGTGATGCAGTTCCCAGTTGTGAAGCTTTACACAGAAGATGGCAGAAGA GTTGAAGGACTTCCTGCCCTCATCTTGTGCTCTGGGATTGTTGTGGCAGCTGGTAACGAACCCTTCAGAACAGGAATCTACAATCTCCAAGCTCCCACTAAAGTCCAGTCAAGGATATCTGAATCTTTCCATCCAACACAAACTGAGACACTACTAC aaaaaaagattccAGCTGGGACTATTTCAAGATCAAGGAATTTCTCTTTATCTTCTGAGAGGTTCCTTGTAGAGCAGATCAATAAGTCACTAAATGGAAATCTGACTGAGCACAATAGGACAAATAATGAATCAATGGAAACCGAAGGCAGTCAGCCAGTGGGATCAGATGAGATGGAGACCTGTGACTTTACGGATGGTGTGGAGCAGAGGAATTGCCCCATTATACCTAACGAAGACGACATTGAAAAATCATTTCGGGTCAATGAAGATGGCAGCATGACAGTGGAGATGAAGGTGCATCTTACTATAAAACAAGAGGAAATGATCCACTGGAAAACTACACTGAGCCGCATTTCTGTTAATAACCAGCAGAGAGCAGTGTGCAATTCCAAGCCAGAATCAGGTGCAAACTCATTAGATGTAACCAATGACTCAGGCAAAGAGTCGAATGGACCTCACAGCCTAGATTCGAAAGAAATCAATACACTCGCTAACAAATCTGTAGGATTCATCAAAGAAGAAAGGGAACATTATGGCAGtgatacatcatctgaaaaacCCAAGTCCATCTATAGAAGGCTACCTACTCCAGGTCCCAGACAACAAAGAAAAGAGGCCTCAGTCGAAAACATCAAAACCGTTTCAGAGACTGAAGTTCAGGAGAGTAAAGTAGGCGCGTACTCGTATTTGGAGAGAACTGCACAGGGAGAGCTGACGGAGGGTTACTGTGTCGTCAGTCGCAGCAGTAGCAGCAGCACAAGAACTGTGTCAAAACCTGGGAAAAGTGAATTAGGAGAGGTTAAGCAGAAAAAGCCTGACAGTTCCTTTAGATCCTCAGGTGTTGCACAGATTCTTCAGCTACAAAACAATGGGACGATGGGAATAACAGAGACTGTGATGCACATATATGAATCACAGGGTACGTGTGACAATTACAATGCAAATACACAGGTGTATGTGGACAACAAGTCTGGATATCACACAAAAGCTTTGCCTCACAGTAAGCCAGGCTCAACAGACTCAGGACCCCGTTCGTCAAGTAATGATTGCGATGTAGATCTCACTAGGCAGTCCACAAGTTCCAGTTCCCAGGATGGTGGAAAATCCAATATGCTATCATTATCATCTGCCTGTTCAACACCTCCAAAAAAGATGAACAATAATCCATCCATCCTCACTGATGATGAAAAACAAACGTCTGAAATGACTGAAAAGGAAATGATGCATCCAGCAGCAGCGATGGAACAAGTCTCTGATGATAAAAGCATTgttagtaataaaaataatacaccAAAGTCCAAAAAATCAAAGAAAAGTACTTCTTCTGAATCTAATGgatttgggaaaaaaataaggGGCAGTGCACCAGGGTCTTCAAAAGACCTCCAAATGACGTCAGATACACTAAGCCACACAGGATCAGAGAAAAAGACTAGCTCAGCAGAAAGTGACAGACGTGAACACAAAGCTGAAAGAGACAAAAATaagaagacaaaaacatttgaaagttCTCCGAAGATAAGACACTTGAATCTCAATACTGGGAATCAAAGTCGGTCAGATGAAGATCTCAAGTTAAAAGATAAAACCATCAATGACATCTCCCACAAAGTGAACACAAATGGCCATGACTCTCAGGGGCCTAAACTAAAGAAGAATAGTTTAGACATTCAATCACCAGCCCCAATAAAGAGGCTAGCGAAACAAAGGTCAATGAATGGTGTCAGATCAAAAAAATCCTCTAAACAAAAACAGGAGTTGAGTGAAAGTGTGTCATTGCCTGTGCTACAATTATCCTCCTCCAGTGTAAATCAATACGTTGAAAGCTGGCTAAATAAAATTGAACCAGAATCTGTGCCCTACGATGATGAGACAAACCATCCAGAGATTGTACCAAGAGCAGTATTCCAGATAGGGAGTGGCTCCACTGATGGCTCTGAGATTAAAAGTGACCCTGAAAAAGATGTTGAAGGCCCTTCTCTAGAAGATAATGCTGATGAGTGGCCAACTTTTCACCCACCTGTACAAATAATGTGTGAGGGAGAGCTGACTGAGCCACAAAGGCCAAGAGGATTTTGTAAATCGATGCCAATTTTGAGGGTAAATTCTGAACAGGAGGGTCTTGTAAGAATGCACAAGTCATCTGAGAACTTGGTTCCTCCTGACACTTCTGGGACATCACAAAGTACAGAGGTCAGAGTTAGGTCAGGCATGAAACCGGTTTTGCAACAGTTGTGTTTGTCTGTTCAGTCCATCAAGCATGCGTTGAGTCCGACCTGTTTAACACCTTTGGAAAAGGAAAAGTCCAGTAGCCTCCCGGATTTTTCCACTCAGGTGGCCTCTGCCTTTGGGTCTCCCTCAAGAGCTCTTCTGTCTTTCTTGTCTCTGATGACTCTGAGAGATGGATTTTCAGTCCTCTACAAAGATGAATCACAAGCCAGCAACTCTAATGTCTGTCCAGAGGCCCTGCAGGTAATGCAGTCCTTGGAAAAAATATCCAATATTAAAGATgaagatgagctgaaggccagcTTGACCAGTCTTCAAAGTTCAACTTCATCCAAACTAAAACAAAGCTGGAGAGATTTCCAAGAGCAAAATGTCTTTGAAGAGAGTCCGCCACTGTCACCAAGATTCTCAGAGCAGGAGTTTGCCGTAGAAGTGGACTTAGAAGGAGAAACAGAAGATCAGGAAAAACAGTGCAGTTTTAATATAGAACAGTTACTGGATGAACTGAACATGCCTGAAGATCTTCACAGAGAGATTTCCTCTCTTGTTGAAGGAGAACCACAGTATTTTAATCAAGAAGACGTAATTAAACACGATGATACCATCAGTGAAATTTCAggtaaagaaaaggaaaatgaaGATGGCTCCTTAAGTGGTAGTTTAGAGAAAGCTGCTGACATGGAAGAGGAAAAGGAGAATATCGACCAAGACAATGACAAAACCAATGATGACATAACCAATGATCAAATGGAACCAGAATCTCAGGAATTCTGTTTAATGCAAGCTCATTCCCCTGACTCAGAAACTATAGAAGAGGACATGGGTAATGAAGATTCTGGTATAGCAGTGCCCATTCAATCACCTGAAGGTAATGGTAGTGGTTCAAGTAAAGCAGATGTTTTAGAGACATTTGATAACAAACAGATGAATGCAGAGAACATGCAAGAAAGGGTAATGCATGAAGACTCTGAATCTGAAAACAATAATGGTGAAGGAAATCGTTCTCCAACATCAGAACAAAAAATAACAGATGTAGCTGTAGAAGAAGTTTCTGAGCTCTCTGATCACCAAGACAACATTTGTGAAAGAGAGGACAGTGTAACGCCAGAGATTATTGAAGAACGAGACACtgatgaagaggaggaggacaCCATTCAGAACATCAGGGTAACTAGCGAACAATCAGATGCTTCAGAACCCGAAGACACAAATGCCAAACGCTCGTGTTCAGCATCAGGAACTGAGTGTGTGCCATTTTCAGACAGAGAGGCAGCTGAGCTAAATGAGGACAATCAGTACAATACAGTTGAGGACTGTGTCAGAGAGGAAGCTGATCTACCTGATTTTGAGAAAACAATTAGTGATGGAGGACATGAACAAGAAAACAAGTCCATCTCATCAGAATGTAATTCCCTTCACTCAGAGACATCATCACCTCATCGTGATACAGAGGGTGAATGTAGAGAGCAAACATCAGAATCATCCAGCCAAGAAGAGGATCAGGTGATGTCTCCTGATGTCAAAGATGCAGATAATCAAGAAGATGCGCCAGAGATTTCAGAAGGTGAGGATCCTGATCCACACTGCAACAGCAGCCCTCAATATGGTAGTAATGATGAAAATAGTATGACTCCTGAAGCTGAATAcgagaaaacacaacaaattgaAAATGGGCTTTTGGAAGAACATGACATTAATGAAGTGGACCATGAGAACTCTGAAGTTTGTGAACGAGTAGATCCAAATGCTGAACCAGATTCTTGTACAATCTCTGATCCTGAGGTTGCGGATGAAGATGTGACAGAAACAAAGCCAAACACAAGTGATTCCGAACCCTGCAAAGTCCAGACATTAGAGGAAGGTAGTCTCTCTAAAAAGGACAGTTCTGCTGAAGAGTGTGATGTAGAAGAGGAAGACTATGTAGGTTCGCTTGATTCTCATAATAGCTTGAATGGTGTTAGACACTCTTGTACTGATACTAAAGATTCTGTGGAAGGGGAGTCATGCAGCAGTTTGAGTACCAGTGAGCACCATTTTGAGAAAGCTGAGAGTTTAGGTATGGAGCATGGCTATCATTATCTACTACATCCAACTGAGATCTCACAAGATCTGCTAGACATAATCAATTCGGCTTTGTTGTCCTCTACCCTGACTGTCACATGTGATTCAAATGGCAACCTCAGAATAGAGCCAGACAAACACAAAATGAGGGAGACGTTTACGGCTTGCCAAAAGATAGATAATCAGTATGGTCAAAAATGTCTCCAGAGCCCAAATACATCAGATTTGTCTGATTATAGGCCTGAGACATCCGACAATGGTGGATACCAGTCACAGGAGCTTTTTACGGAGAGTGGAGAAGAGGAGGCAGAGAGGTTACGTATCTTTCGAGAAATCATAAAACGAAGTTCAGGGAAGCCAAAAAGTATAAACCATGTAAAAGAGAACGGCTTGATGAAATCGTCCACATGGATGACAACAAAACCCACTCCCAGTCCAAGTTTAAAAAGCAGCAGTCTTGCTTCTTTTCAGGATACCAAAAGCGCAATCCAGGAGACAGTATCCCACAGTAGATCGCCAAGCGATAAAAGTTCACTTGATGGAGATTCTGAGTCGGTACAGTGCATGGCTTTAAAAGACAACGTGGACTCTGGAGAGGGAGTGCTGATTGATAAAGGCAGGTGGCTTCTCAAGGAAAACCACCTCATCCGTAACTCTCCTCCTGCAACTATGGGAATGTACGGAAATGGAGACACCACATCAGCTGACACGGCTCAGGACAACAGAAGTGAGGATTCAGCCTACCCAGGTTGTGAGAACCAAGCCTCGCCTCTGGCTGTAATATCCTCTTCTGAGCTGGAGGACATGGCTAAACCCCCTACACCAAAGTGTACGTACTTCAACATGGCACATAGCAGTGACTCTGATCCTCTCTTGGatgcccaaagtgtcaataatGGCAGCAGTGGAGGGAACGCTAGGAGAAACAAGGAACTTAAGGTATCTCCGATGGGTGAGTCCTCTAAAATGTGGGCAAAGAAAAATGGAAGTATGTCTTCATTCGCATCTGTTGAGTTCAAACTGCCTGATGGGAAAGTTCATCCTCAGGAGGGGTCGGGATCTGGTACTAACAGATCTCAGAGTCAAGACAGTTGGAGAGTACAAGAGGAGGAGTCAAGGGAGGGTCTAAATCTCAGGTGTGGGCAACACTGCCCAATTCTATAG